In one Campylobacter insulaenigrae NCTC 12927 genomic region, the following are encoded:
- a CDS encoding peptidase, M15 family, translating to MKKNEYFKENEFKCKCGKCELPANVPSDELIDILCEIREHFNSPLIINSGYRCPKHNAKVGGATKSQHTTGSAADFIIKGVKTEDVHEYILKTYDDKPLGIAIKHNFDNPYMGFVHIDTRGKKARWTYA from the coding sequence ATGAAAAAAAATGAATATTTTAAAGAAAATGAATTTAAGTGCAAATGTGGTAAGTGTGAATTGCCTGCTAATGTTCCAAGTGATGAGCTTATAGATATACTTTGTGAAATTAGAGAGCATTTTAACTCACCTTTGATTATAAATAGTGGATATAGATGCCCCAAGCATAATGCTAAAGTTGGAGGAGCTACTAAAAGTCAACATACCACAGGAAGTGCAGCGGACTTTATAATTAAAGGTGTTAAAACAGAAGATGTGCATGAGTATATTTTAAAAACATATGATGATAAACCTTTAGGAATTGCCATAAAGCATAATTTTGATAATCCTTACATGGGTTTTGTGCATATTGATACGCGTGGCAAAAAAGCACGATGGACTTATGCTTAA